Sequence from the [Bacteroides] pectinophilus genome:
CTTGGGACATTTGGAATGAGCGCAATAACGGCAATAACGGCACAGAATACGTGTGGAGTTAATGCTGTGCTTGCACTTCCGTGTGATATGATAAGTGCCCAGATAGATGCAGTGTGTGATGACATTTTTCCGGATGCAGTTAAGATAGGCATGCTTGCAAATTCACAGATTGTGGAATGTGTTGCTGCTTCAATAAAAAAGAATGCAATGAAAAATATAGTCCTTGATCCTGTAATGGTATCAACGAGCGGACACAGACTTCTTGATGATGATGCATCAGATGCACTCATTAATGTGCTTATGCCTCTTGCGGATATTATAACACCTAATATTCCTGAGGCAGAATGCCTTGCAGGGATGAAGATTGCTTCCAAGGCAGACATGATTAAGGCTGCAGGTATAATAGCAGGCAGTTTTGACGGCGCTGTTCTTATAAAGGGTGGACATCTTGCCAATACAGGTGCTAACTGCATAGAAGACAGCACTAATGTGGCGGCTGATCTTTTGTATCACGGTGGACAGACACAGTGGTTTGAAGCTGAATTTGTGGATAATCCTAACACACACGGAACAGGATGTACATTGTCTTCGGCAATTGCCAGTGAGCTTGCCAAAGGAGCAGATATGCCGGAAGCGGTAAGAAAAGCCAAGGCATATCTTACAGGTGCGATTAAGGCAGGACTTAATCTCGGTAAAGGAAGGGGGCCGCTTAATCATGCATGGCAGAATACTATATCTGATTGCTGATCTTTATGATGGCGATGAGCGTGTCAGAAGTGCCCTTGATGCAGGTGTGGATTATGTACAGCTGCGCGAAAAGAATATTACGTCGGCAAAGTATCTTCAGGATGCACTTCATATGCGTCATCTCGTTGATGAGTATAATGCAAAAAATAAAACAGATACAAAGCTTATAATTAATGACAGACTTGATATAGCAGTGCTTTCAAAGGCTGATGGAGTGCATCTTGGTGCGGATGATGTACCTGTTGGCATGGCAAGAGAATTCCTCGGCAGGGATTTTATTATAGGCGCAACTGCAAAGACTGTGGAGCAGGCTGTTGCGGCACAGAACGCAGGAGCGGATTATCTTGGGACCGGAGCGTTCCATCTTACGGCAACCAAACCGGATGCCAAGGCGATAACTCCTGAGCTTTACAAACAGATTCTTGATGCGGTAAGTATACCTGATGTTGCAATAGGCGGAATAACAGTTGATAACTGCAATCTTCCTCTTGAATGCGGCGCTGACGGTCTGGCAGTATCAGCAGGAATTCTTAAGATGGGCGATGCGGGAGAGAATGTAAGACTGTTTAGAAAAAAGTTATTAACATAATTTGTCATAATAAATTAAATCCGGCATGAACATACTAACACCAAGATAAACAACGAAGCCGTTAAGCAAAGCTTGGAGGTGGGGTGTTTATCTTCAATATAAATCCCGCAAGGGGCAATTAATATGGAGGTGGACAGTATGAACAGTTCAAATTCTAATTCTAAGACAAAGAAACAGGCACAGGATGCTCTTGACAGATTTAAGATGGAAGTTGCATCAGAGATTGGTGTACCTCTTAAGGAAGGATACAACGGAGATCTTACAACAAGCCAGGCCGGTTCAGTCGGTGGTGAGATGGTAAGAAAGATGATTAAGAGACAGGAAGAGCAGATGTCTTCAGGCAACTAGTCATCCGTAATGGATTGACCGGATTAATGGATAATTGACAATATCCGGACATACGGGAGTGATTTCATGTCATTCCCGTATGTTTTTTAATGCGTTTTTTGATGTATTTTTTAATAAAAAATTGCTGGCATTTATTTGATAACTATGATATACTTATCAAATGTGTACGTAGTGCGCTCATTTTTAAGTAGTATTTACATATATTAAGGAGGAAGTAATAACAATGAGTTTTACAGTAGAACAGCTCGAAGAGAAGAATATGGTTAAGCTTGTGATTACATCAAGCGATGAGGAATTCGAGAAGGGATTAGAGCAGGCATACAACAAGAACAAGAGTAAGATTAATGTTCAGGGCTTCCGTAAGGGCAAGGCTCCACGTAAGATTATTGA
This genomic interval carries:
- the thiD gene encoding bifunctional hydroxymethylpyrimidine kinase/phosphomethylpyrimidine kinase yields the protein MKTVLTIAGSDSSGGAGIQADLKTMTELGTFGMSAITAITAQNTCGVNAVLALPCDMISAQIDAVCDDIFPDAVKIGMLANSQIVECVAASIKKNAMKNIVLDPVMVSTSGHRLLDDDASDALINVLMPLADIITPNIPEAECLAGMKIASKADMIKAAGIIAGSFDGAVLIKGGHLANTGANCIEDSTNVAADLLYHGGQTQWFEAEFVDNPNTHGTGCTLSSAIASELAKGADMPEAVRKAKAYLTGAIKAGLNLGKGRGPLNHAWQNTISDC
- the thiE gene encoding thiamine phosphate synthase — protein: MHGRILYLIADLYDGDERVRSALDAGVDYVQLREKNITSAKYLQDALHMRHLVDEYNAKNKTDTKLIINDRLDIAVLSKADGVHLGADDVPVGMAREFLGRDFIIGATAKTVEQAVAAQNAGADYLGTGAFHLTATKPDAKAITPELYKQILDAVSIPDVAIGGITVDNCNLPLECGADGLAVSAGILKMGDAGENVRLFRKKLLT
- a CDS encoding alpha/beta-type small acid-soluble spore protein, with product MNSSNSNSKTKKQAQDALDRFKMEVASEIGVPLKEGYNGDLTTSQAGSVGGEMVRKMIKRQEEQMSSGN